The proteins below come from a single Stutzerimonas stutzeri RCH2 genomic window:
- a CDS encoding hydroxymethylpyrimidine/phosphomethylpyrimidine kinase — protein sequence MKNPTSRPVVLCLSGHDPSGGAGLQADIEALLAQACHAAPTVTALTVQDTVNVSDFRVLDREWVLAQANAVIADLPIAAVKLGMLGSVEMVETVLEIMSKLPGVPLVCDPVLRAGGGGALGKDDVGYAMRERLFPVSTIATPNLPEARILAELPEGSADECAERLLPHIRHLLITGGHGDESQVHNRLYCRDGSRHDFTCARLPGSYHGSGCTLASALAGRLALGEELTSAVRSALDYTWRTLRDAEAPGHGQYIPRRLPLDLA from the coding sequence ATGAAAAACCCTACTTCACGCCCCGTCGTCCTCTGTCTTTCCGGCCATGACCCCAGTGGTGGAGCCGGTTTGCAGGCGGACATCGAAGCCCTGCTGGCGCAGGCCTGTCACGCCGCGCCGACCGTCACCGCACTGACCGTGCAGGATACCGTCAACGTCTCCGACTTCCGCGTGCTCGACCGCGAGTGGGTGCTCGCCCAGGCCAATGCGGTGATCGCCGACCTGCCCATCGCAGCGGTCAAGCTGGGCATGCTCGGCTCGGTGGAGATGGTCGAAACCGTCCTCGAGATCATGAGCAAGCTGCCCGGCGTGCCACTGGTCTGCGACCCGGTGCTGCGCGCCGGTGGCGGCGGCGCACTGGGCAAGGATGATGTCGGCTATGCCATGCGCGAGCGGCTGTTTCCGGTGTCGACCATCGCCACGCCGAACCTGCCGGAAGCGCGCATCCTCGCCGAGCTGCCCGAGGGCAGCGCGGACGAATGCGCCGAACGCCTGCTGCCGCATATCCGCCACCTGTTGATTACCGGCGGACACGGCGACGAAAGCCAAGTGCACAATCGTCTGTACTGCCGCGATGGCAGTCGCCACGATTTCACCTGCGCGCGCCTGCCGGGCAGTTACCACGGCTCCGGCTGCACACTGGCCAGCGCCCTCGCCGGCCGCCTGGCCCTGGGCGAGGAGCTGACCAGCGCAGTCAGGTCCGCACTCGATTACACCTGGCGCACCCTGCGCGACGCCGAGGCGCCCGGCCACGGGCAATACATTCCCCGGCGCCTGCCGCTGGACCTGGCCTGA
- a CDS encoding ion transporter, with protein MQATPVETSTRSRLKQLIERPAVQRGILLLIVINAAILGMQTSPSLVASWGEFLRVLDMLILGVFVVEIAARIYVHRAAFFRDPWSLFDFTVVAIALVPASGPFSVLRALRVLRVMRMVTMVPSMRRVVGALLSAIPGLGSIAMVLALVFYVSAVIATGLFGADFPEWFGNLGRSVYTLFQVMTLESWSMGIVRPLMDVFPYAWVFFIPFILIATFTMLNLFIAIIVNAMQTVTDADHEATQATIEAAREHIEADLHEEVRALRGEIAELKELLRGQARR; from the coding sequence ATGCAGGCAACCCCCGTGGAAACGAGCACTCGTAGTCGGCTCAAGCAGCTCATTGAGCGGCCAGCCGTTCAGCGCGGCATTCTGCTGCTGATCGTGATCAACGCGGCCATCCTCGGCATGCAGACCTCGCCGTCACTGGTGGCCAGCTGGGGCGAGTTCCTCAGAGTCCTCGACATGCTGATCCTCGGCGTGTTCGTGGTGGAAATCGCAGCGCGCATCTACGTTCATCGCGCGGCGTTCTTCCGTGATCCCTGGAGCCTGTTCGATTTCACCGTGGTGGCCATCGCGCTGGTACCCGCCAGCGGCCCGTTCAGCGTTCTGCGCGCCCTGCGCGTGCTGCGGGTGATGCGCATGGTCACCATGGTGCCATCGATGCGCCGCGTGGTCGGAGCGCTGCTGTCAGCCATTCCCGGCCTGGGCTCGATTGCCATGGTGCTGGCGCTGGTCTTCTACGTGTCCGCAGTGATCGCCACCGGGCTGTTCGGCGCCGACTTCCCCGAGTGGTTCGGCAACCTCGGCCGTTCGGTCTACACACTGTTCCAGGTGATGACGCTGGAAAGCTGGTCGATGGGCATCGTGCGCCCGCTGATGGACGTGTTCCCCTATGCCTGGGTGTTCTTCATCCCGTTCATCCTGATCGCCACCTTCACCATGCTCAACCTGTTCATCGCGATCATCGTCAACGCGATGCAGACGGTTACCGATGCTGACCACGAAGCCACTCAGGCAACCATCGAGGCGGCACGCGAGCACATCGAGGCCGACCTGCATGAAGAGGTCCGCGCCCTGCGTGGCGAAATCGCCGAACTCAAGGAACTGCTACGCGGGCAGGCTCGCCGCTAG
- the amn gene encoding AMP nucleosidase has protein sequence MTSNESRSFTVATRAEEAVDKLAELHAQATAALNQALKRYVTSRTEPSAAERNLFRYPQLRLTYECHGEVPASTRAYAKVQAPGVYSVTVTHPAAFRAYLLDQLKPLIQDFNVTVEVGMSDRNIPYPYVIEQGDELAGTGVTAAELARVFPSTDLSAATDDIADGLYDWEHADPYPLALFDGARVDFSLRRLVHYTGSDWRHVQPWILLTNYHRYVDQFIRHGLDMLRDDTRFTRMVLPGNVIIERGMEEGEAQAIIGGVMWHRYQMPAYHLIADDGHGITLVNIGVGPSNAKNITDHLAVLRPHCWLMIGHCGGLRQSQSIGDYVLAHAYMRRDGILDRVLPPHIPLPALAEVQQALQESAATVTGEQGEALKKRLRTGTVLTYDDRNWELRWAQERPLINLSRAVAVDMESGTIAAQGYRLRVPYGTLLCVSDKPLHSEIKLPGSANAFYERAVTQHLKIGITALELLRSQLNSLHSRKLRSFDEPPFR, from the coding sequence ATGACTTCCAACGAATCCAGATCCTTCACCGTCGCCACCCGCGCTGAGGAGGCGGTCGACAAGCTGGCCGAGCTGCACGCGCAGGCCACAGCGGCCCTCAACCAGGCGCTCAAACGCTACGTAACCAGCCGCACCGAGCCCAGTGCCGCGGAGCGCAACCTGTTCCGCTACCCGCAGCTGCGCCTGACCTACGAGTGCCACGGCGAAGTGCCGGCCTCGACCCGTGCCTACGCCAAGGTCCAGGCGCCCGGCGTGTACAGCGTCACCGTGACCCACCCGGCCGCGTTCCGCGCCTATCTGCTCGATCAGCTGAAGCCGCTGATTCAGGACTTCAACGTCACCGTTGAGGTCGGCATGAGCGACCGCAACATTCCCTATCCCTACGTGATCGAGCAGGGCGACGAGCTGGCCGGCACCGGCGTGACCGCCGCCGAGCTGGCGCGGGTATTCCCCAGTACCGACCTGTCCGCCGCTACCGACGATATCGCCGACGGGCTCTACGACTGGGAGCACGCCGATCCCTATCCGCTGGCACTGTTCGATGGCGCGCGGGTGGACTTCTCGCTGCGTCGGCTTGTGCACTACACCGGCAGCGATTGGCGCCACGTACAGCCGTGGATCCTGCTGACCAACTACCACCGCTACGTCGACCAGTTCATCCGCCACGGCCTCGACATGCTGCGCGACGACACCCGCTTCACGCGCATGGTGTTGCCGGGCAACGTGATCATCGAGCGCGGCATGGAGGAGGGCGAGGCGCAGGCGATCATCGGTGGCGTGATGTGGCACCGCTACCAGATGCCGGCCTATCACCTGATCGCCGACGATGGCCATGGCATCACCCTGGTCAACATCGGCGTCGGTCCGTCCAACGCGAAGAACATCACCGACCACCTGGCCGTGCTACGCCCGCATTGCTGGCTGATGATCGGCCACTGCGGCGGGCTGCGGCAGTCGCAGTCCATCGGCGACTACGTGCTGGCCCACGCCTACATGCGTCGCGACGGCATCCTCGATCGGGTGTTGCCGCCGCACATCCCGCTGCCAGCGCTGGCCGAGGTGCAGCAGGCGCTGCAGGAATCGGCCGCGACGGTCACCGGCGAGCAGGGCGAAGCGTTGAAGAAGCGCCTGCGTACCGGCACCGTGCTGACCTACGACGACCGCAACTGGGAGCTGCGCTGGGCGCAGGAGCGGCCGCTGATCAATCTGTCGCGTGCCGTGGCGGTGGACATGGAAAGCGGCACCATCGCCGCCCAGGGCTACCGCCTGCGGGTGCCCTACGGCACCTTGCTCTGCGTGTCGGACAAGCCGCTGCACAGCGAGATCAAGCTGCCCGGCTCGGCCAATGCGTTCTACGAGCGGGCCGTGACCCAGCACCTGAAAATCGGCATCACCGCACTGGAACTGCTGCGCAGCCAGCTCAACTCGCTGCACTCGCGCAAGCTGCGCAGCTTCGACGAGCCGCCGTTCCGCTGA
- a CDS encoding acyl-CoA dehydrogenase family protein → MNLQTCAETHEVTNQVPPLDGANLYRIDLPLQQWVQRYHAGWAEDRLDRYGALAGGPLMQAGFLANENRPLFKSHDRYGHRIDLVEFHPAYHELMRAAVEHGIPSLPWSEPQPGAQVARAALMYLHNQAEAGSSCPLTMTYASVPALRLQPDLAERWLPKILAREYDPRNLPMEQKAGVTIGMAMTEKQGGTDVRANSTRAYPVGAGGPGQAYELIGHKWFCSAPMCDAFLTLAQTDKGLSCFLLPRHRPDGTRNQFYIQRLKNKLGNWANASSEVEYRGALAWMVGEDGRGVPTIIEMVSSTRFDCMIGSSSLMRQALTQAMHHCAHRLVGGRVLLEQPLMQNVLADLALESEAALALTLRMGRAQDNRHDEHEDKFARLVTAVGKYWICKRAPNMIAEASECLGGAGYVEETILPRLYREAPVNSIWEGSGNVQCLDVLRALSKEPGVLEVLFTELGDGHGDARLKAHIQRLKVAFGDTEDIQYRARQLTEDVAIGLQAKLLLEAGNAAVSDAFIASRLEGQGRVYGTLPRGLDIDALLARSAPQL, encoded by the coding sequence ATGAACCTGCAGACCTGCGCCGAAACCCATGAGGTCACCAATCAGGTGCCGCCGCTGGATGGCGCCAACCTCTACCGTATCGACCTGCCATTGCAGCAGTGGGTACAGCGCTACCACGCCGGCTGGGCGGAAGATCGACTGGACCGTTACGGCGCGCTCGCCGGCGGGCCGCTGATGCAGGCCGGCTTTCTCGCCAACGAGAACAGGCCGCTGTTCAAAAGTCATGACCGCTACGGCCATCGCATCGATCTGGTGGAGTTTCACCCCGCTTATCACGAGCTGATGCGTGCCGCCGTCGAGCACGGTATTCCGTCGCTGCCCTGGAGCGAGCCGCAGCCCGGCGCACAGGTGGCACGTGCCGCCCTGATGTACCTGCACAACCAGGCCGAGGCCGGCAGCAGCTGCCCGCTGACCATGACCTACGCCAGCGTGCCGGCGCTGCGCCTGCAGCCGGATCTTGCCGAGCGCTGGCTGCCGAAGATCCTTGCCCGCGAATATGACCCGCGCAACCTGCCGATGGAGCAGAAGGCCGGCGTCACCATCGGCATGGCCATGACCGAGAAGCAGGGTGGCACCGACGTGCGCGCCAACAGCACCCGCGCCTATCCGGTTGGTGCCGGTGGGCCGGGCCAGGCCTACGAGCTGATCGGGCACAAGTGGTTCTGCTCGGCGCCGATGTGCGATGCCTTCCTCACCCTGGCGCAGACCGACAAGGGCCTGTCCTGCTTCCTGCTGCCGCGCCATCGCCCGGATGGCACGCGCAACCAGTTCTATATCCAGCGCCTGAAGAACAAGCTGGGCAACTGGGCCAACGCCTCCAGCGAAGTCGAATACCGCGGTGCGCTGGCCTGGATGGTCGGTGAAGATGGGCGCGGCGTGCCGACCATCATCGAGATGGTCTCCTCGACCCGCTTCGACTGCATGATCGGCTCCAGCTCGCTGATGCGTCAGGCGCTGACCCAGGCCATGCACCACTGCGCGCACCGCTTGGTCGGCGGCCGCGTCCTGCTGGAGCAGCCGCTGATGCAGAACGTGCTGGCCGACCTTGCCCTGGAAAGCGAGGCGGCGCTGGCGCTGACCCTGCGCATGGGCCGCGCCCAGGACAATCGCCATGACGAGCACGAAGACAAGTTCGCCCGTCTGGTCACCGCCGTCGGCAAATACTGGATCTGCAAGCGCGCGCCGAACATGATCGCCGAGGCCAGCGAATGCCTGGGTGGCGCTGGCTACGTCGAGGAAACCATCCTGCCGCGGCTGTACCGCGAGGCGCCGGTGAATTCCATCTGGGAGGGCTCCGGCAATGTGCAGTGCCTGGACGTGCTGCGCGCGCTGTCCAAGGAGCCCGGCGTGCTGGAGGTGCTGTTCACCGAGCTCGGCGACGGTCACGGTGATGCGCGGCTGAAGGCGCACATCCAGCGACTGAAGGTGGCCTTTGGCGATACCGAGGACATCCAGTACCGCGCCCGGCAGCTCACCGAAGACGTGGCCATCGGCCTGCAGGCCAAGTTGCTGCTCGAAGCCGGCAACGCAGCCGTTTCCGATGCGTTCATTGCCAGCCGCCTGGAGGGGCAGGGGCGCGTCTATGGCACCTTGCCGCGCGGGCTGGACATCGACGCGCTGCTCGCGCGCAGTGCGCCGCAGCTGTGA
- a CDS encoding HupE/UreJ family protein, translating into MNVQKILVTSALLLSPALALAHPGHDHAGVLSGIAHPIFGLDHLLAMLAVGLWAAQQTGKARWALPMTFVATMLLGGLAGFAGIEMPLMETGIAGSVLALGLLVALAVRPPLVVAAALTALFAASHGVAHGLELPELSSPWGYAAGFIVATAALHAAGYALVRYLPQAAAPLVRIAGAASALTGAWLLAS; encoded by the coding sequence ATGAACGTACAGAAAATCCTGGTCACCTCCGCCCTGCTGCTCAGCCCTGCGCTGGCCCTGGCTCACCCTGGGCATGACCACGCCGGAGTGCTGTCCGGTATCGCCCACCCGATCTTCGGCCTCGACCATCTGCTGGCCATGCTCGCGGTGGGTCTATGGGCGGCTCAGCAGACTGGCAAGGCGCGCTGGGCGCTGCCGATGACCTTCGTCGCGACCATGCTGCTCGGCGGCCTGGCCGGCTTCGCCGGAATCGAAATGCCGCTGATGGAAACCGGCATCGCCGGCTCGGTGCTGGCCCTCGGCCTGCTGGTGGCACTGGCGGTACGCCCGCCGCTGGTCGTCGCCGCAGCGCTGACCGCCCTGTTCGCCGCCAGCCACGGCGTCGCCCACGGCCTGGAACTGCCAGAGCTGTCCAGCCCGTGGGGGTATGCCGCCGGCTTCATTGTTGCCACTGCCGCTCTGCATGCCGCCGGTTACGCGCTGGTGCGTTACCTGCCGCAGGCCGCCGCGCCACTGGTGCGCATCGCCGGCGCTGCCTCGGCACTCACCGGCGCCTGGCTGCTGGCCAGCTGA
- a CDS encoding sensor histidine kinase has product MRYVFLFFLALLPVVTSAVELDEHTRHLPLGQVMQVFEDPLGEARIEDITSTAFESRFQPHQNAVFNAGYSRSVHWVRVDLNYRPQTVQGARRWLLEVAYPPLDSLQLYLADGQGGYRLAGDTGDTKPWASREIRQGNYLFEIELQPNQPQRAYLRVASEGSIQVPLSLWSQHAYLEAQPGRIYVLGMIYGVLLAMLVYNLFIYVSIRDQSYLFYILYIAAFGLYQVSVNGAGVQFLWPDRPWWANAATPLLIGATGLFGCLFTRSFLRTAEHSRWMDRLLRLIIGFSVVVMVLALTTDYGLSLRLATALALLFTLAVFAAGILAWLRGMRVARYFIIAWSALLIGGQINTLMVLGHLPHNFLTMYASQLGAALEVVLLSMALADRINALKDERAKILESARSDLEQLNRELAESNRLKDEFLSNISHELRTPMMGVMGALELLPASETPEELQQYQHIATGSARDMMRLVNNILVLSELRAGKLRLQDQRFSLRETAARLHQQFAPLAREKGLAFDLDFDEQLPDRVYGDAEKLEQCICHLLDNAVKFTARGAVNLRFTGAVEPRQLQLNVEVIDSGIGFSDADQAFLYHQFRQVDGSMTRRYGGLGIGLAISRGLIELLGGRLEQQSRPGLGSRFGIHLRFALNPSDGPASDSSSAVPPSAPIA; this is encoded by the coding sequence ATGCGGTACGTCTTCCTCTTTTTCCTGGCTCTTCTGCCTGTCGTGACCAGTGCTGTCGAACTCGACGAGCACACCCGTCACCTGCCGCTGGGCCAGGTCATGCAGGTGTTCGAGGACCCGCTCGGCGAAGCGCGCATAGAAGACATCACCTCGACGGCTTTCGAAAGCCGCTTTCAGCCGCATCAGAACGCCGTGTTCAATGCCGGCTATTCCCGCTCGGTGCATTGGGTGCGGGTCGACCTGAACTACCGGCCACAGACGGTGCAGGGAGCGCGGCGCTGGTTGCTGGAAGTGGCCTATCCGCCGCTGGACAGCCTGCAGCTGTATCTGGCCGATGGCCAGGGTGGCTACCGCCTGGCCGGGGATACCGGCGATACCAAGCCCTGGGCCAGCCGCGAAATCCGCCAGGGCAACTACCTGTTCGAGATCGAGCTGCAGCCCAACCAGCCGCAACGTGCCTATCTGCGCGTTGCGAGCGAGGGGTCGATCCAGGTGCCGCTGAGCCTCTGGTCGCAGCATGCGTACCTCGAGGCGCAGCCCGGGCGCATCTATGTGCTGGGCATGATCTACGGCGTGTTGCTGGCGATGCTGGTCTACAACCTGTTCATCTATGTCAGCATCCGCGACCAGAGCTACCTGTTCTACATCCTCTACATCGCCGCGTTCGGCCTCTACCAGGTCTCGGTGAACGGTGCCGGGGTGCAGTTTCTCTGGCCTGATCGGCCCTGGTGGGCCAACGCTGCCACGCCGTTGCTGATCGGTGCCACCGGGCTGTTCGGCTGCCTGTTCACGCGCAGCTTCCTGCGCACCGCCGAGCACAGCCGCTGGATGGACCGGCTGCTACGGCTGATCATCGGCTTCTCCGTGGTGGTGATGGTGCTGGCGCTGACCACCGATTACGGCCTGTCGCTGCGCCTGGCGACTGCATTGGCGCTGCTGTTCACCCTGGCGGTGTTTGCCGCCGGCATCCTCGCCTGGCTGCGTGGCATGCGGGTGGCGCGCTACTTCATCATCGCCTGGAGCGCGCTGCTTATCGGTGGGCAGATCAACACGCTGATGGTGCTCGGCCATCTGCCGCACAATTTCCTGACCATGTATGCCAGCCAGCTGGGCGCGGCGCTGGAAGTGGTACTGCTGTCGATGGCGCTGGCCGATCGTATCAACGCGCTCAAGGACGAGCGGGCGAAGATCCTGGAGAGCGCCCGCTCCGACCTGGAACAGCTGAACCGCGAGCTGGCCGAGAGCAACCGGCTGAAGGATGAATTTCTCTCCAATATCAGCCATGAGCTGCGCACGCCGATGATGGGCGTGATGGGCGCGCTGGAGCTGCTGCCCGCCTCCGAAACACCGGAAGAGCTGCAGCAGTATCAGCACATCGCCACCGGATCGGCGCGCGACATGATGCGTCTGGTGAATAACATCCTGGTGCTCAGCGAGCTGCGTGCCGGCAAGCTGCGCCTGCAGGATCAGCGGTTCAGTCTTCGCGAGACCGCAGCACGATTGCACCAGCAGTTCGCGCCCTTGGCCCGCGAAAAAGGGCTCGCCTTCGACCTCGACTTCGACGAACAGCTGCCTGATCGCGTTTACGGCGATGCCGAAAAGCTTGAGCAGTGCATCTGCCATCTGCTCGACAACGCGGTCAAATTCACCGCTCGCGGGGCGGTGAACCTGCGCTTCACGGGTGCGGTCGAGCCGCGCCAGCTGCAGCTGAACGTCGAAGTCATCGACAGCGGCATCGGCTTCAGCGATGCCGACCAGGCCTTCCTCTATCACCAGTTCCGCCAGGTGGACGGTTCGATGACGCGGCGCTATGGCGGCCTCGGCATCGGTCTGGCCATCAGTCGCGGCCTGATCGAGCTGCTCGGCGGGCGGCTGGAGCAGCAGTCACGGCCGGGCCTGGGCAGCCGCTTCGGCATTCATCTGCGCTTTGCGCTGAATCCTTCGGATGGGCCTGCCTCCGACTCCTCGTCTGCCGTTCCGCCATCCGCGCCGATTGCCTGA
- a CDS encoding succinate CoA transferase has product MATDLNKYIRNAAFLDKVVSAEEAASWIEDGMTLGMSGFTLFGEPKVFPKALSERGQREKFKVNLFTGASMGPAADQSMAEAGIINKRIPYQGNAVQRKKINAGEVLYIDQHLSHTAELLRQGVLPQVDYAIIEAAAITEDGQIIPTGSVGNSPIFVQNAKHVIIELNTSAPREYEGMHDIYIPGPAGEDSRKDIPVYNVSKRIGSIGIPVDPAKVRGIVLSSEPDIPSPLFEPNAETQKIADNLLDFLREEVKLGRLTNSLAPLQSGVGSVANAVLAGMKTSEFKDLTVASEVLQDGVFDLIDAGVVKFAAATAFSLSKKRVDNLASDLAKYAGKVVFRPQEISNHPEVIRRLGIISFNTALEADIYGNVNSTHVNGTHMMNGIGGSGDFARNARISIFVTTSTAKDGKISSIVPFVTHVDHTNHDVDVIITEQGYADLRGLAPVEAAARVINNCMHPDYRAQALAYLEEAKQRGGHTPHVLEKAFSWHANFAKNGTMLLDK; this is encoded by the coding sequence ATGGCAACCGATCTAAACAAGTACATCCGCAACGCAGCGTTTCTCGACAAGGTCGTCTCGGCAGAAGAGGCCGCGTCGTGGATCGAGGACGGCATGACGCTGGGCATGAGCGGCTTCACCCTGTTCGGGGAGCCGAAGGTGTTTCCGAAGGCACTGTCCGAGCGCGGCCAGCGCGAGAAATTCAAGGTCAACCTGTTCACCGGCGCGTCCATGGGGCCGGCGGCCGACCAGTCGATGGCCGAAGCCGGCATCATCAACAAGCGCATCCCGTACCAGGGCAACGCGGTACAGCGCAAGAAGATCAACGCCGGCGAGGTGCTCTACATCGATCAGCACCTGTCGCACACCGCCGAGTTGCTGCGTCAGGGCGTGCTGCCGCAGGTCGACTACGCCATCATCGAGGCGGCTGCGATCACCGAGGACGGCCAGATCATCCCGACCGGTTCGGTCGGTAACTCGCCGATCTTCGTGCAGAACGCCAAGCACGTGATCATCGAGCTGAACACTTCTGCTCCACGCGAGTACGAAGGCATGCACGACATCTACATTCCCGGCCCCGCCGGTGAGGATTCGCGCAAGGACATCCCGGTCTACAACGTCAGCAAGCGCATCGGCTCGATCGGTATTCCGGTCGATCCGGCCAAGGTGCGCGGCATCGTGCTGTCCAGCGAGCCGGACATTCCTTCCCCGCTGTTCGAGCCGAACGCCGAAACCCAGAAGATCGCCGACAACCTGCTGGACTTCCTGCGCGAGGAAGTGAAGCTGGGACGCCTGACCAACAGCCTGGCTCCGCTGCAGTCCGGTGTCGGTTCGGTGGCCAACGCGGTGCTGGCCGGCATGAAGACCTCCGAGTTCAAGGATCTGACCGTCGCTTCCGAAGTGCTGCAGGACGGCGTTTTCGACCTGATCGACGCCGGAGTGGTGAAGTTCGCCGCCGCCACCGCCTTCTCCCTGTCGAAGAAGCGCGTGGACAACCTGGCCTCGGACCTCGCCAAGTACGCCGGCAAGGTGGTGTTCCGTCCGCAGGAGATCTCCAACCATCCGGAAGTGATCCGCCGGCTGGGGATCATCTCCTTCAACACTGCGCTGGAAGCCGACATCTACGGCAACGTGAACTCCACGCACGTCAACGGCACCCACATGATGAATGGTATCGGCGGCTCGGGTGACTTCGCCCGCAACGCACGTATCAGCATCTTCGTGACGACCTCGACGGCGAAGGACGGCAAGATCTCCTCCATCGTACCGTTCGTCACGCACGTGGATCACACCAACCACGACGTCGACGTGATCATCACCGAGCAGGGCTATGCCGATCTGCGCGGGCTGGCGCCCGTCGAGGCGGCGGCGCGAGTCATCAACAACTGCATGCACCCGGACTACAGGGCCCAGGCGCTCGCCTACCTCGAAGAGGCGAAACAGCGTGGCGGCCACACCCCGCACGTGCTGGAAAAAGCCTTCTCCTGGCATGCCAACTTCGCCAAGAACGGCACCATGCTGCTGGACAAGTAA
- the thiE gene encoding thiamine phosphate synthase — protein MKDSTRLRGLYAITDSKLLADGRLLPYVEAALKGGARLLQYRDKSSDEARRLREADALQELCARHGAQLIINDDAELAARLGVGLHLGQEDGSLAVARALLGRQAVIGATCHAQLPLAEQAARDGASYVAFGRFFQSQTKPGAPAADPQLLREARTRIGLPIVAIGGITPETAPSLLAEGVQMIAVVHALFAADSPAEVERRARAFSQLFNTP, from the coding sequence ATGAAGGACTCGACTCGCCTGCGCGGCCTGTACGCCATCACCGACAGCAAGCTGCTCGCCGACGGTCGCCTGCTGCCATATGTCGAAGCAGCACTCAAAGGCGGCGCCCGGCTGCTGCAGTACCGCGACAAGTCCAGCGACGAGGCGCGGCGCTTGCGTGAAGCCGATGCGTTGCAGGAACTCTGTGCCCGGCATGGCGCGCAACTGATCATCAACGACGACGCCGAACTGGCGGCGCGACTGGGCGTCGGCCTGCACCTCGGCCAGGAGGATGGCTCGCTCGCCGTCGCCCGGGCCCTGCTCGGCCGCCAGGCAGTCATCGGCGCCACCTGTCATGCGCAGCTGCCGCTGGCCGAACAGGCCGCGCGTGACGGCGCCAGCTACGTCGCCTTTGGCCGCTTCTTCCAGTCGCAGACAAAGCCAGGTGCGCCTGCGGCCGATCCTCAGCTGCTGCGCGAGGCTCGCACCCGCATTGGCCTGCCGATTGTCGCTATCGGTGGCATCACGCCGGAAACGGCACCGAGTCTGCTCGCCGAGGGCGTGCAGATGATCGCCGTGGTCCACGCCCTGTTCGCCGCTGACAGCCCGGCCGAGGTCGAGCGCCGCGCCCGAGCGTTCAGCCAGTTGTTCAATACTCCCTGA
- the ureG gene encoding urease accessory protein UreG: MNTQPLRVGIGGPVGSGKTALTLALCQALRNRYNLAVVTNDIYTQEDAQFLVRNQALAPERIIGVETGGCPHTAIREDASINLEAVEQLNRRFPGLDLIIVESGGDNLSATFSPELSDLTIYVIDVSAGDKLPRKGGPGICKSDLLVINKIDLAPMVGASLEVMDRDARKMRGERPFVFSNQKVGHGLDEIIAFIEKQGMLSAA; encoded by the coding sequence ATGAACACCCAACCCCTGCGCGTCGGCATTGGCGGGCCGGTCGGTTCCGGCAAGACCGCCCTGACCCTCGCCCTGTGCCAGGCCCTGCGCAATCGCTACAACCTCGCCGTGGTGACCAACGACATCTACACCCAGGAAGACGCCCAGTTCCTGGTGCGTAACCAAGCCCTGGCACCCGAGCGCATCATCGGTGTGGAAACCGGCGGCTGCCCGCATACGGCGATCCGCGAGGACGCCTCGATCAACCTCGAGGCCGTCGAGCAGCTCAACCGGCGCTTTCCCGGCCTGGATCTGATCATCGTCGAGTCCGGCGGCGACAACCTCTCGGCGACCTTCAGCCCGGAGCTGTCGGACCTGACCATCTACGTGATCGACGTGTCCGCCGGCGACAAGCTGCCGCGCAAGGGCGGTCCGGGCATCTGCAAGTCCGACCTGCTGGTGATCAACAAGATCGACCTGGCGCCGATGGTCGGTGCCTCGCTGGAGGTGATGGATCGCGACGCCCGCAAGATGCGCGGCGAGCGGCCGTTCGTTTTCAGCAACCAGAAGGTCGGCCACGGCCTCGACGAGATCATCGCCTTTATCGAGAAACAGGGAATGCTCAGCGCCGCGTGA
- a CDS encoding DUF2789 domain-containing protein, with protein sequence MEQSIHAFHNLFEQLGLPNDDVSIRRFIETHSPLAEDVYLADAPFWTPAQAAFLREEILEDADWAEVVDRLNVALRRRYH encoded by the coding sequence ATGGAACAGTCGATCCACGCCTTCCATAACCTGTTCGAACAGTTGGGCCTGCCCAACGACGATGTCTCGATCAGGCGCTTTATCGAAACCCATTCGCCGCTAGCCGAGGACGTCTACCTGGCCGACGCGCCGTTCTGGACGCCGGCCCAGGCGGCCTTCCTGCGCGAGGAAATCCTCGAGGATGCCGACTGGGCCGAAGTGGTCGATCGCCTCAATGTGGCGCTGCGACGGCGCTACCACTGA